The genomic interval ACCACGACATTGGAAAGGGCCGGAACCCGCTCTACTTCGGGGAGAATCAGAAGGGGGAGAACCGGCACGACGGGCTCGCGCCCGCGATGAGCGCCGTCATCATCAAGCGCCACGTGACGGAGGGGCTGGAGATGGCGCGGCAGTACCGGCTGCCGAAGCTGGTGGCGGATGCGATTCCTCAGCACCACGGTACGCGCACGGTGGGGTATTTCTACCACAAGGCCCTGAAGGAGCAGGAGGGCAAGGAAGGCGCGCCGCCCATCGACGAGAGCATCTACCGCTACCCGGGCCCCAAGCCTCAGTTCCGCGAGGCCGCGCTGGTGATGATCGCCGATGCGGTGGAGGCTTCGACGCGCTCCATGTCGGAGCCCACCACGTCCAAGCTTCAGGCGCAGGTGCAGAAGATCATCAACCTCATCTTCTCCGAGGGGCAGCTCGACGAGTGCGACCTGACGCTGAAGGACCTGAACCTCATCTCGCAGTCCTTCCTGCACACCCTGGAGGGCATCTATCACACGCGTCCCGTCTACCCGGCGGGCGCGGTGGGGGGCGGCAAGGCGCCGCCGCTGGTGGTGGCGGGAGGCAAGTCGATGGATGTGAAGGACAAGGCCCGTTCGGCGGGGGCCTCGTGAGCGGGGCGCGAGGAGTGAAGGCGTGAGACTGCGCAAGGGCAAGGTCATCCCTCGGGACGACGGCAAGCGCATCGAGGAGTTCGTGGGGGCGGCGACCACGGGCACGGACTCGGCGTCGGTGGCGCGGATGCTGGCGCCGCCCGGCTGGTCCGAACCCGCGCAGCGGCCGGAGTTCGACGAGGTCGTCCTCGTCCTCAAGGGCGAACTGACGCTGGTGGTGGAAGGGCGCCGGGAGCGGATTGCCGCGGGCGAGGTGGGCTTGGTGCCGCGCGGCAAGCGCGTGGTGTACCGCAACGATGGCAAGGGCGCGTGTGACTACTGGTCCATCTGCGCTCCCGCCTTCAAGCCGGAGCGGGCGCACATCGAGCCCCCCGCGCCACGCGCCAAGGAGAACGTGGTGACGCTCCAGGTCGCGCACGCCCAGGGCAAGGAGTGGGGCCGGCAGCTGACGGCGTGGTCGCGCGACTACCTGCGGCGCCTGTCGCTGACGGACTGCGAGCTGTCCCTGTCATTGGTGGATGACCGCGCCATCCGCCGGCTCAATCGCACCTGGCGGGACAAGGACAAGGCGACGGATGTGCTGAGCTTCCCCGCGGGAGAGCTGCCTCGGGGAACCCCAGGCCCGCGTCCGCTGGGGGACGTGGTCATCTCGCTGGACACGGCGAAGCGGCAGGCGAAGGAGTACGGCCGCACGCTGGAGTCGGAGATGGCGCGTTATCTGGCGCACGGTTTGTTGCATCTGTTGGGTCATGACCATGAGCGCCCTCGCGACGCGAAGCGCATGGCGGCGTTGGAGGAGGAGCTCCTGGGCGAGCGAGGGATGGTGGCGGACTCTCTCCAGGTGGATGCGAAGGCCCGGAGGGCGCGCAGTCTCATGTAGGGGCCTCGCATGGCCCCCTGGCGGACATTCCACCATCCTGCCGATTGAGTCGCGCGGCGTGCATGATAGGTAGGCCGCCTCCCGCGTGTTGGACACAGCCATGCTCCGCTTGTCGCTCATCGCCCTCTGCCTGCTCGGCTCGTTGCTCGCGGCGCCCGCACGTGCGCAATCGAACGCCGTGCTGCCCTGGGGGACGGGCGAGAGTCAGGGCGAGGACCTTGTCGTCTCGCTGGTGACCTTCAGCCCAGGCGATGACGTGCCGTCCTGGTGGGGCCACGGCTCGCTCGTGGTGGAGGACCGCCGGCTGGGCGTGGCCCGTGTCTACAACTACGGGATGTTCTCCTTCGACGATGCGATGCTGGCCCGCTTCGCGATGGGGCGCCTGGAGTTCTGGGTGGGACAGGCTCGGGTGGACGGGACCTACCGCTACTACCGCGCCGAGGACCGCGACGTCCGCATCCAGGAGCTGAACCTCACCTCCGAGCAGCGGCTCCAGGTCTCCAAGCGACTGGCCGACAACGTCCTGCCCGAGAATCGCGAGTATCTGTATCACCACTACAACGATAACTGTGTCACGCGACTGCGGGACATGATTGACGTGGCCACGGGGGGCCAGCTCCGCGAGGCGGACCGGACCCCGGGGCGGATGACGTTGCGCGAGCACACGCGGCGCTACA from Myxococcus stipitatus carries:
- the ybeY gene encoding rRNA maturation RNase YbeY is translated as MRLRKGKVIPRDDGKRIEEFVGAATTGTDSASVARMLAPPGWSEPAQRPEFDEVVLVLKGELTLVVEGRRERIAAGEVGLVPRGKRVVYRNDGKGACDYWSICAPAFKPERAHIEPPAPRAKENVVTLQVAHAQGKEWGRQLTAWSRDYLRRLSLTDCELSLSLVDDRAIRRLNRTWRDKDKATDVLSFPAGELPRGTPGPRPLGDVVISLDTAKRQAKEYGRTLESEMARYLAHGLLHLLGHDHERPRDAKRMAALEEELLGERGMVADSLQVDAKARRARSLM